A single window of Drosophila suzukii chromosome 3, CBGP_Dsuzu_IsoJpt1.0, whole genome shotgun sequence DNA harbors:
- the Nmnat gene encoding nicotinamide/nicotinic acid mononucleotide adenylyltransferase 3 isoform X1, protein MIAKISWPNHNITSAACRWIGIYKDRKKSRKMSAFIEETKSLLPRIAFIACGCFSPPTPMHLRMFEIARDHFEMQGTHRVVGGIISPTHDSYGKKGLASSLDRCAMVKLATQSSNWIRLSDWEVHQNQWMRTQAVLQHHQNYINNHINSGGPGGDDEQDTHLAGWLPRGLHESRDPVRLKLLCGGDLLESFAVPGLWAEADIEDIVANHGLVVITRAGSNPGKFIFDSDILTKYQNNITLITNWVPNEVSSSLIRRLLGRGQSVKYLLDDLVLEYIKRQRLFNFKSKYITDAVRPNHLLFNHAYTDNNQNASSYSVSDQLEQDMDESDTPSPQLQHTATSRVFCCGEATLRGSKMQRSGPGQAVQVITMQADEKEESQAKKKKISQVQL, encoded by the exons ATGATTGCGAAAATCAGCTGGCCAAACCACAACATAACAAGCGCAGCCTGCAGGTGGATTGGAATTTATAAAGACCGCAAAAAATCCAGGAAAATGTCGGCGTTCATCGAAGAAACTAAGAGCCTGCTGCCGCGGATCGCATTCATAGCCTGCGGCTGCTTCAGTCCACCCACACCCATGCACCTGCGAATGTTCG AAATAGCCAGGGACCACTTTGAAATGCAGGGGACCCACAGAGTGGTGGGCGGCATCATCTCGCCCACCCACGACTCCTACGGCAAGAAGGGTCTGGCCTCCTCCTTGGACCGATGTGCAATGGTCAAGCTGGCCACGCAGAGCTCCAATTGGATCCGGCTTTCCGACTGGGAGGTGCACCAGAACCAGTGGATGCGCACGCAGGCGGTGTTGCAGCACCACCAGAACTACATAAATAACCACATAAATTCCGGTGGACCAGGGGGAGATGATGAGCAGGACACCCACCTGGCCGGATGGCTGCCACGGGGACTGCACGAAAGTCGGGATCCTGTGCGCTTAAAGCTGCTGTGCGGCGGCGACCTGCTGGAATCCTTTGCTGTTCCAGGCCTGTGGGCAGAAGCTGAT ATTGAGGACATAGTGGCGAACCATGGCCTGGTGGTTATTACTCGCGCCGGCTCCAACCCGGGGAAATTTATCTTTGACTCCGACATATTGACCAAATATCAG AACAACATAACGCTAATCACAAACTGGGTGCCCAATGAGGTTAGCTCCTCGTTGATTCGACGACTTCTGGGACGTGGTCAGTCCGTCAAGTACCTTCTGGACGATCTGGTGTTGGAGTACATCAAGCGCCAACGtttgtttaactttaaatC TAAGTATATAACGGATGCAGTGCGTCCCAACCATTTGCTCTTTAACCACGCCTACACGGACAACAACCAGAACGCGAGCAGCTATTCTGTGAGTGACCAGCTGGAGCAGGACATGGATGAGTCGGACACTCCCAGCCCGCAGCTTCAGCACACGGCCACGTCGCGAGTCTTCTGCTGCGGAGAGGCCACCTTACGAGGATCCAAGATGCAGCGATCCGGTCCTGGACAAGCGGTGCAAGTCATCACCATGCAGGCGGATGAGAAAGAGGAG AGTCAagcgaagaagaagaagatttCCCAAGTGCAACTTTAG
- the Nmnat gene encoding nicotinamide/nicotinic acid mononucleotide adenylyltransferase 3 isoform X2: MIAKISWPNHNITSAACRWIGIYKDRKKSRKMSAFIEETKSLLPRIAFIACGCFSPPTPMHLRMFEIARDHFEMQGTHRVVGGIISPTHDSYGKKGLASSLDRCAMVKLATQSSNWIRLSDWEVHQNQWMRTQAVLQHHQNYINNHINSGGPGGDDEQDTHLAGWLPRGLHESRDPVRLKLLCGGDLLESFAVPGLWAEADIEDIVANHGLVVITRAGSNPGKFIFDSDILTKYQNNITLITNWVPNEVSSSLIRRLLGRGQSVKYLLDDLVLEYIKRQRLFNFKSQDAPAPPECDS, from the exons ATGATTGCGAAAATCAGCTGGCCAAACCACAACATAACAAGCGCAGCCTGCAGGTGGATTGGAATTTATAAAGACCGCAAAAAATCCAGGAAAATGTCGGCGTTCATCGAAGAAACTAAGAGCCTGCTGCCGCGGATCGCATTCATAGCCTGCGGCTGCTTCAGTCCACCCACACCCATGCACCTGCGAATGTTCG AAATAGCCAGGGACCACTTTGAAATGCAGGGGACCCACAGAGTGGTGGGCGGCATCATCTCGCCCACCCACGACTCCTACGGCAAGAAGGGTCTGGCCTCCTCCTTGGACCGATGTGCAATGGTCAAGCTGGCCACGCAGAGCTCCAATTGGATCCGGCTTTCCGACTGGGAGGTGCACCAGAACCAGTGGATGCGCACGCAGGCGGTGTTGCAGCACCACCAGAACTACATAAATAACCACATAAATTCCGGTGGACCAGGGGGAGATGATGAGCAGGACACCCACCTGGCCGGATGGCTGCCACGGGGACTGCACGAAAGTCGGGATCCTGTGCGCTTAAAGCTGCTGTGCGGCGGCGACCTGCTGGAATCCTTTGCTGTTCCAGGCCTGTGGGCAGAAGCTGAT ATTGAGGACATAGTGGCGAACCATGGCCTGGTGGTTATTACTCGCGCCGGCTCCAACCCGGGGAAATTTATCTTTGACTCCGACATATTGACCAAATATCAG AACAACATAACGCTAATCACAAACTGGGTGCCCAATGAGGTTAGCTCCTCGTTGATTCGACGACTTCTGGGACGTGGTCAGTCCGTCAAGTACCTTCTGGACGATCTGGTGTTGGAGTACATCAAGCGCCAACGtttgtttaactttaaatC GCAGGATGCACCGGCTCCGCCCGAATGCGACTCCTGA
- the mah gene encoding uncharacterized protein mah, translating into MFFFRRQNVKPAPRPSRAPSFALPKRRPSVQLTPSHQHDQLPFLRRSRFSALPHFRAYEDEPENLSLFIAILYVVDLFGIFPFVTLPALMVKLGYFGILLVLSIIFLQIYTSFLLSQCWTMAEMLDPSIQQKRNYPYAALAELAYGPYMSLLVSVLLDLSIFAMAVPSVVMAAQNLEGVVLRMSAGQYNFSYCYWAIIVGLVICPLMWLGSPKHMRSLAITAVCVMIVIVALLWFCLFAAPAIGTPFEGISMELPGFLAILNSYSILAFQFDIHPVLLTLQIDMKHKSQVSWAALIGIAITCSVAIFGSIIAAYKFGSMIANNLLQSLPTSVPFYIMLILMSLQLCFSVTVASSAMFLQIENYFKLPESLSIKRMLIRSSVLALEVLVAEFVPSFDALMDVVGGTITGPLVFILPPLLYRRIRRMERVHQRIAAEASYGSLPLDLNYDPVDLEMEPLLITSPPISPRGCWLRMVRLIHRLECDVSCTMAVLIFGLLATFLSTYLNIFSLADLFTNNSPCMSNLTKHF; encoded by the exons ATGTTCTTCTTCCGTCGCCAGAATGTCAAGCCCGCGCCACGCCCCTCGCGCGCCCCATCCTTTGCGCTGCCGAAGCGGCGGCCTTCCGTCCAGCTGACGCCCTCGCATCAGCACGACCAACTGCCCTTCCTGCGGAGATCTCGATTCAGCGCCCTACCACATTTCCGGGCCTACGAGGACGAGCCGGAGAACCTTTCGCTTTTCATCGCCATCCTGTACGTTGTAGATTTGTTCGGCATCTTTCCATTTGTCACGCTGCCCGCGCTGATGGTGAAGTTGGGATACTTCGGAATACTGCTGGTGCTGTCCATCATCTTCCTGCAGATCTACACCTCCTTCTTGCTGTCCCAGTGCTGGACCATGGCCGAGATGCTCGATCCCTCCATTCAGCAGAAGCGCAACTATCCGTATGCCGCGCTGGCGGAGCTAGCTTATGGTCCCTATATGAGTCTGCTGGTATCCGTACTCCTCGACCTGAGTATCTTCGCCATGGCGGTTCCCAGTGTGGTGATGGCCGCCCAGAACCTGGAGGGGGTCGTGCTGCGCATGAGCGCTGGGCAATACAATTTCTCCTACTGCTATTGGGCCATCATAGTCGGCCTGGTCATCTGCCCGCTCATGTGGCTGGGCAGTCCCAAGCACATGCG GAGTCTGGCTATCACAGCTGTTTGCGTGATGATCGTTATTGTGGCTCTGCTGTGGTTTTGCCTGTTTGCAGCTCCAGCGATTGGAACTCCATTTGAGGGCATATCTATGG AATTGCCTGGTTTCCTTGCCATTCTAAACAGCTATAGCATATTGGCCTTCCAGTTTGACATTCACCCTGTACTGCTGACACTTCAGATCGATATGAAGCACAAGTCCCAGGTGTCCTGGGCTGCCCTCATCGGAATAGCCA TAACTTGCAGCGTAGCCATTTTTGGATCCATAATTGCCGCCTACAAATTCGGATCGATGATAGCAAATAACCTGCTGCAATCCTTGCCCACCAGTGTGCCCTTCTACATTATGCTGATCCTGATGTCCCTCCAGCTTTGCTTCTCCGTCACAGTGGCCAGCTCTGCCATGTTTCTGCAGATTGAGAACTACTTCAAGTTGCCAGAGT CCCTCTCCATCAAACGCATGCTGATACGCTCTTCAGTGCTGGCCTTGGAGGTCCTTGTGGCGGAGTTTGTGCCCAGTTTCGATGCTTTGATGGATGTGGTAGGTGGCACCATAACCGGACCACTGGTCTTTATTCTCCCCCCACTTCTGTACCGTCGTATCCGGCGGATGGAGCGTGTGCATCAGCGGATTGCGGCGGAAGCCAGCTATGGTAGTCTTCCATTGGATCTTAACTACGATCCTGTGGACCTGGAGATGGAGCCCCTGCTGATTACGAGTCCACCGATCTCCCCTCGAGGTTGCTGGCTGAGAATGGTTAGACTCATTCACCGCCTCGAGTGCGATGTCTCCTGCACCATGGCAGTGCTCATCTTCGGCCTGCTGGCCACCTTCCTGTCCACCTACCTGAACATCTTCAGCCTGGCCGATCTGTTCACCAATAACTCGCCCTGTATGAGCAATCTGACCAAGCACTTCTGA